One Phyllopteryx taeniolatus isolate TA_2022b chromosome 3, UOR_Ptae_1.2, whole genome shotgun sequence genomic window, CTAGCCTATGGCTATAATCTGGTATATTTACATGCAAATGTTCTTCTATGTCcccttttaaaaaatcttttaaaaaacagGGCTTTTCCTTTGGGCGCAATAGGACTCAATCTGCGACCCTATTAGTAGTCACTAAGTCACTACGTCCCTAAGTTGCGATTGTCTTGCTTGCAGACTCAGAACCACGGTCTCCCCGCATCAACGAGCAAGAAGTGGCTCCACGGTCCCCTCAGATTAAGGAAGAAGAGGATGAGACTGACATCAGCAGGTTGCCACTGAACGTCGTCGTCGTGAAGACCGAAGATGAAGATGACGAATTGCCTGAGTCATCACAGCATCATCTTCGCATTCCAAGTGGAGACCACCATGGAGGACCGCAACCAGACACGCGCTTAGCTCCACTGTCAGACAGTGACGACATAGAAGAATCTTTGAGGAGCAATGCAGACTGTGGAGGTGATGACAGACACTTTCAAATTTCTGAAAAGGGCACAACTGACATGAAATGTCGCACAGGCAAAAAAAGTTTTACTTgctcagtttgcagtaaaaTATTTGCTCGAaaggaacatttgaaaaaacacatgagaacacacacaggagaaaaaccctacagttgctcagtttgtggtgatGAATTTACTCAGAAGGTCTCTTTGACCGCACACACAGCgacacacacgggagaaaaacctttcacgTGCTCTGTTTGCGGCGAAAGCTATTCTTATAAGCACAGTTTAAATGCACACATGCAGacgcacacgggagaaaaacccttttgtTGCTCAGTGTGCGGCAAAAGATTCCCCCAGAAGCCAAACATGATTAAACACATGAGGACGCACACGGGGGAGAAACCGTTttgttgctcagtttgtggcgaCGCCTTTGCTCACAAGTTCTCCTTGAGTGTACACATGCGGAAACACACGGGGGAAAAACCTTTCTGCTGCTCAATTTGCGGCGATGTGTTTGCTCACAGGTTCTCTTTAAATGTGCACATGCGGACCCACACGGGAGAGAAACCTTTCAATTGCACAGTTTGCGGTAAAATATTCTCTCAAAGGGCACATGTGGTtgcacacatgagaacacacacgggagaaaaacctttcactTGCTCACTTTGTGATAAAAGTTATTTCAAGAAGTGCAGTTTGACGACACACATGCGGAAACACAATGGTGAATGAATGCTTTCCTGCTACGTTTATATTAAAGGCCAGTAATTGATGCCCACCCAAAAATTTAGAATTGCTATATTAGCTCACTGGAGGGAATGGCGAATGCCATTTAAAAAAGCCACAGGCATGCCATGCAGTGAATCAGTGTTGTTCATGGTGCATGTCTTAGTTcgatatttgtaaataaatgatcttgccatcaaaagcctttCTCGGTCTTCTCTTCAAGTATGAGGTGTCggaaaagcaaaaatattagcatcaaagtcactgttctgcttgacatgtttcttttcacaaaaagcttgtttttttttttggtcagcaacctatgttctactgctgattactaaagaatagaaaaagcaagaaaaaaaaattctggtgaaagaagagtctTCTCTCTTTTAGCAGGCTCGGTGcttatatttgaaaacaaatatccaAAACAGTTGTAAtatcattcaaactcatgttacaaCCCTAACTCTTCAAAATGTCTTACAGATCATTGGATTGTAAGTACGCTTTTACATGCACATGCGGCAAAGACTCTCCGTCACTGACTCACAACCCAGGCGAAATTTTGCTCCTCCCTGACAAACAAAGAATGTCTCTCAGCTGAGATGTATCTCTTCAACATACTTTCTTGACGGCGTTCGTAGGGCatttcacaaaaacatgaatactTGCGTTATTAAGTGCAAACCTGGGGTTAAGTTGCACAGACAacacacaaataggtgaatttgtgaataacgAACTGCAAATAAATTGGGTTTACGGCATATGAAAATATTCCAACACAACCATAGTTGATAAATCCCATTTGATCAGTGTCTGTTTGTTTTGCAGTGTTGTCTTTACTACACATTACAATGTTATTGCATTTAAATTTGCATTAGAATATTGTATTTTGGTTattgctgtattttattgtatgagCTGTCATAACAAGTCAAATACTAACATTTTCGTTCCTGGCATTCTTTGCAAAAAGGACCATTCATTGTGTTCTCTTTGCTACATTCACTGTCTCTCGAGCAGTCTTTAAGACCGCCGCAAGATGGCGGCAGTGTGCTTCATGGAGGCTGGTCGTAATGAAtttctagtgtgtgtgtgtgttttaagaaGACCTGATGATTAATAGCCCCTTATAAATATGGAACAAgtacgttttgtttttgttttacctgaAAAGCCATCTGACAAGCGTTTTCCTACTTTGGTGTCTTCCAAGTTCCCCCTCGAGTTTGCTactattttgtttgttgttaattCACTTTGGTCAATAAAGATGTTTTAGAAAAACGGTCAACATGGCGACTGATTTACGCATGCGCAGTACGGCTGGTCGTGGCCACTGGTTCCGCTTCATTTCACGATTAATAGCCACAAGTTCGCGCGAGTGAAATATttgacagtggaaaaaaattgttgtgaCAATGTTGAAGGAGTTGGTAAGGGAGCGACTAATTGCGGCCGCCGACGAAATTTTCGACTTGTTTGAAAGAACGATAGCGTCTTACGAGGAGCAACTTTGTCGAGCGACAGAGGAGAACGAGAGACAACGTCGACAACTGGAAGCTGTTTGCTCAAAGACTCACATCGAAGGTCCGTTTATGTTGAATTAACTTAAACGGAAGCATTTTGCACAGtaagcaacaggtggcgctataGCACTAACCGTAAATGGTCCTTGCAGCCAACCTGAAGCTTTTCTCAAAAGACAAATGGTTTTGGTCTGTTTCTTTTTCTACATTCTAAAACTTGCATACTATGCTCATTTAAGACTAAATCGTCCATAGTTGTTAGCgtgtatggttgttttgttgtttgtgccctgaGAGCAGTTCTGGgtgggtgaaccccgcctctcgccaaaagtcaaaTTCGGacaagctccagctcaccttgTCGTGAGGGGAAGCGCTGTTGACGAACAAATGGACGAATGGTAGTTGAGCAAAGTCTTCACTATGGTGGGGTATCTAACTCGGGTTGTAAAATCCCGAAAAATTTCCGTTGGAAGTTAGGCTGAGGAGTTTGGGAAATATTCCACATTGCAAATTTTCACATGAGAATTAACTGGGAATTTAGGGTCATTTAACGGAAGCTATTTTCAAAGCAGCGGTCCCCTTATTGTGAAGAGCAtgttgactgatctttcaaaaCCTGTGTTCTGTGGCAATAATAAGCATCAAATCTACAGAAAGAATACACGTTTATTTTGTTTCACCAaaactataaaaacaaaaactagacTGAGAAACTGAGAATTTACTGACAAACTGAAAGCTGCAACAGTTCGTTTTTAACTGATATTCAACAACGttgactcaccgcatggctgGAGTTGAACGtcggtggctttttttttttttacatggcgttTGCCATTCATTGCATGATCTGTCACATCCTTTCTCACGGTCACGACACATACCCTCTTTAAAGCctacacgtttaaaaaaaaacgtacttgacgaatatgTAGGTGGGTGACAGTAAAcgtccacggcagtgaatgagctACTGGAAAGTTATCATATTaaaatctaaacattttatttggtcattagcagacatccatgcaaaatagaTAGCATGGCAGTATCTTAATTGTATGGTAATTGTGTGGCAGTGTATTCCAAATTTGTACGTACCTTTAATTTTGGATCGCaagtcaatgaaaaaaaatcgatTCAGCGGCTGCTTGTAAAAGTTGGTAAGTTGGGGCTCTCTTATGTAAATCAAGTTACCACTGTAATTGCATGAAATACGGTTGTTTTAATTAAGATTATGCtccaaaaataattctgcaaaaatatagagtcatggaaaataattattagaccactttgtttcttcaatttcatgttcatgttaatgcctggtaccactaaaggtATATTGCCCCTTCAATAAAATGAACACGACAAAAATGCATCTTATTCCATAATACCTTATGTCCTATTGACATTCTTAAGCTTAATTtattcccagtgattttggGTGCTATCAAGAAAAGCAAGGAAAATGGCTCTTAAATTAAACTAGTATGAGCtctttttcttctcatctttatatttgtacaaagaaatgtacatttatttgtaccaggcattaaaattgaaaaagaaactgAACAAACAAGGTTggtctaataatttttttcatgactgtattTCAGGGCTAAATCATTTCTTTGTACTTCTTCCTCCTCTGTTTTGAACATCTAAACTGTCCTTAACGATGACTCAActgattttcttattttcttttttttcttttactttctaTTATAATATCTTCTGTTACATGTTTatatattcaataaaaaattatcaatcaatcaagttccctattaagagccaaccttcaattttggaaattcctgtttttttttttttaccataaattaatttccatggaaagtgtccaactttgaaaattcctaAAATTTTGCGACCCTTGTACCCACTtgcctttgactttttttgggcTGAACTGTGATTGTGTTGCTTGTGTGCTGCAGACTCGGATCTGCAGCCCCCCTacgttaaagaggaagaggaggatgttGATGTCAGCAAATTGCCACTGACTGTCATCTCAGTGAAAAGTGAAGATGACGAAGACGAAGCGCCCGAGTCATCACAAGTACCTCAACGGAGTCCAAGTGGAGACCACCATGGAGGACCGCCAGCAGGAGATaacctcttagctccactgtcaCATAGTGACGACACGGAAGAATCGTCGAGGAGCGACACGGACTGCGAAGGTGACGACAAAAgctcaaaatgctctaaaaaggaGACACAAAAGCGTTTCACCTGCTCGGTTTGTGGCGAAAGGTTCGCTCGAAAGTCAAATATGGTGACgcacatgagaacgcacaccggagaaaaacctttttgttgttcaatttgTGGCGAAACATTTGCTCGCAAGGTCTCCTTGGTTGGCCACACTGCCacgcacacgggagaaaaaccgtTCACCTGCTCCGTTTGCGGAGAAAGATTTGCATATAATTACAATTTGAccagacacatgcacacgcacacgggAGAGAAGCCATTTCGTTGCTCCGTTTGCAGTAAAATTTTCAACCAAAGGGCAAACATGGTCGcacacatgagaacgcacacgggagaaaaacctttccgTTGTTCAGTTTGTGGCGATCAGTTTGCTCACCGGGTGTCGTTGATCGCGCACACGTCGACTCATACGGGACAAAAACCCTTTCGATGCTCAATTTGTGGCGAAAGCTTTTCTTATAAGTACAGTTTGACCGCACATATGCGAAAACATGATGGAGAATAAATACAATCCTGCTCAGTtgagctgacttttttttttttttttataattacagtggtgtcttgacttacgagtttagttctttccatgaccacgctcgtaacttaaaacactcgtatctcaaatcatctttcctcactGAAATGAATGAGCCCTTGTGCGCCCTCcggtgtgcaccttggccaccaggggcagtataatacagacggTGACATAAAGACAGTTAAAGAACAGTTTCACAACTGagtcagtaagctgcagtaatacgattttctttttgcaggggataaagaacatatgcccgtgagtattgtaatattgtctgtctacatcagtggttctcaaccttCGATCGATTTCAAGGGGTTTGGTGAGTCAGTCTCAGGGGTTTGGCGGAGGACAAGTCACATGCAGTGTACAGTACGTCCGTGCTTCCGTGCATCCACCCGTAAAAGCCTTTTCACACCTGCATTCAGCAGGCTTGCGGCGCGACATTGACAAACCCAttaattgtgtatgtgctgcggAGACGTGACGACGCAATCCTGTGTCATTCACGTAGTCGGGTTCAAGGTGGGTTAAATTGAGAGCGACGTCGCCGTGGTGTCAGATGGCGCATCCGAGACAAGAGGGGTTGGTGGAGACATTTCAGAGCTCAAACAGCACAACATAGAGATGAATAGAAAACTTACTAGATAGCCAGTGGACTATAGCAGCCAAGCTAACCaatgtgcctacgtggcggccatgttggggaggtcgacgttcccactaaaggcaatgcatggacaattGCAAATAAATGAGTTTGATCATGGAGCAAAcaattttcatgaggtttactttttgtcaatgtcattAATAGCACAAAGTATGTGCTATTAATGCATGATAGTCTATTTCCAGTTCTCTTGTTTGGACTTTTTATGAGCAACGGTAGCAaaatgtgcaggcatccttgttattttggttttcatCCCGGCCGCAAACTTTGAATACGCTGTCATTTTGCAAATCCTTCTGGGCCAAACTGAACGTTGTCAAACTGTAAGGTCCACTAAGTCAAAAAAATCAGTATAAATCATCCATGTACAGTCATAAATCAAATAATATGATTGTTTTGCTCACATTATTtgcaataaagatgattttgaccTCTGTATGTTTTTCTTGCTTGGTCAAGCTTTCTGAGAAATTATTAGGATTCCCCCACTTTCTAGCCAGGACACGCCCTTCTTAATTATTActggctccagcacgcgcgcCACTGCACTGATTGGTTGCTGTATCCCTGAAGAACACGCCCTACGTTTTTCATGACGGGAAAAGATGTGATGTAGCTGTGGCAGCGTTAGTGATTCCCactaacccaccctaatcctaaccttaacccttcCTAAACTGCCTTAAGACCCAAACCTAGCCCTAGACCTAACTATAACAAACGTCTTCGTTTTTATCTCATTCAAATGTGACACGTTTGCGATGGTCATCTCGTTAATTCTGCGGAGCctgccaatcatgttgaagcagggcgtgtcctgcctggaaactatgtgggaatccgaATAATGCCTTTTTCCTCGTTTTTTCCTGTCGCAAGATGGAGGCCGTGTGTTTACGCGGACGCCTCACTGCCGAAAAACGCCATCGAAGAAGAAAAGGCGGAAGTTAGCTTGGTTTCAAGGCGGAACGAAAATAGCGCGATTCTACGAAGTGAAATCGAGTAAAAACCATCCAAATATCAAAAGAGCTGGCGAATGAGTGACAAATTGGCGCTGCTGACGACATGTTTAGACTTTCTCAAGGAATAATGACGTCGT contains:
- the LOC133474802 gene encoding zinc finger protein 90-like isoform X1; this encodes MLKALVRKRLIAAADEIFGLFERTIASYEEQLCRAREENEGQRRQLQEVCSKTRIEDSEPRSPRINEQEVAPRSPQIKEEEDETDISRLPLNVVVVKTEDEDDELPESSQHHLRIPSGDHHGGPQPDTRLAPLSDSDDIEESLRSNADCGDSDLQPPYVKEEEEDVDVSKLPLTVISVKSEDDEDEAPESSQVPQRSPSGDHHGGPPAGDNLLAPLSHSDDTEESSRSDTDCEGDDKSSKCSKKETQKRFTCSVCGERFARKSNMVTHMRTHTGEKPFCCSICGETFARKVSLVGHTATHTGEKPFTCSVCGERFAYNYNLTRHMHTHTGEKPFRCSVCSKIFNQRANMVAHMRTHTGEKPFRCSVCGDQFAHRVSLIAHTSTHTGQKPFRCSICGESFSYKYSLTAHMRKHDGE
- the LOC133474802 gene encoding uncharacterized protein LOC133474802 isoform X3 encodes the protein MLKALVRKRLIAAADEIFGLFERTIASYEEQLCRAREENEGQRRQLQEVCSKTRIEDSEPRSPRINEQEVAPRSPQIKEEEDETDISRLPLNVVVVKTEDEDDELPESSQHHLRIPSGDHHGGPQPDTRLAPLSDSDDIEESLRSNADCGDSDLQPPYVKEEEEDVDVSKLPLTVISVKSEDDEDEAPESSQVPQRSPSGDHHGGPPAGDNLLAPLSHSDDTEESSRSDTDCEGDKEHMPVSIVILSVYISGSQPSIDFKGFGESVSGVWRRTSHMQCTVRPCFRASTRKSLFTPAFSRLAARH
- the LOC133474802 gene encoding gastrula zinc finger protein XlCGF8.2DB-like isoform X2; this translates as MLKELVRERLIAAADEIFDLFERTIASYEEQLCRATEENERQRRQLEAVCSKTHIEDSDLQPPYVKEEEEDVDVSKLPLTVISVKSEDDEDEAPESSQVPQRSPSGDHHGGPPAGDNLLAPLSHSDDTEESSRSDTDCEGDDKSSKCSKKETQKRFTCSVCGERFARKSNMVTHMRTHTGEKPFCCSICGETFARKVSLVGHTATHTGEKPFTCSVCGERFAYNYNLTRHMHTHTGEKPFRCSVCSKIFNQRANMVAHMRTHTGEKPFRCSVCGDQFAHRVSLIAHTSTHTGQKPFRCSICGESFSYKYSLTAHMRKHDGE